CGGCGCTTTCAACCCGGAGCCCCTCGCCGAGATCGTGGATGCCTTCGGCATCGGTGATGGCGAAGACGTCATCGTCGACATCCGTGACTGCTGGATGCAGTCGAAGGGCCTGCCCCGCCGCGAGCGACTCTCACGGCTGGCGAAGATCGAAGGCGTGTACGTCCCGGCCATGTACACCGTGACCATCGATCCCGACGGCTGGGAGATCCCCGAGGGCCCGCGCGTGGTGAAGCGTAACGTGAAGAACCTCGACGAGACGTTCTTTCCGACGATGCAGCTCATCCCGTGGACCGAGACGGTGCACGACCGCATCTCCATCGAGGTGATGCGCGGCTGCACCCAGGGCTGCCGCTTCTGCCAGGCGGGCATGATCACGCGCCCCATTCGCGAGCGCTCCCCCGAGAAGGTGGTGGCCATTGCCAAGGAGCTCGCAAAGAACACCGGCATGGACGAGATCTCGCTGCTCTCGCTCTCCACCGCCGATCACAAGGGGGCCATCCCCATGGCACGCGGCGTGCGCGACACGGTGGGCAAGCCCATGCGCGTCAACATCAGCCTCCCCTCGTCGCGCGCCGACGCCTTCAACGTCGAGCTGTCGAGCATGGTGGGCGGCGAGCGCAAGGGCGGCATCACACTCGCGCCGGAGGCCGGGAGCGACCGCCTGCGCCGCGTCATCAACAAGTACCTCACCGAAGACGACATCGTCAACGCGGTGCAGTCTGCGGCACAGGGCGGTCACAAGCACGTGAAGCTCTACTTCATGACGGGCCTGCCCACCGAGACCGATGACGATCTCATCGAGCTCGTCGGGCTGGTCGAGCGCTGCGAGAAGGCGGGCCAGCGCATCGCGGGGCCGCGCTTCGGCATGCACATCGGCCTGAGCGGGCTGGTGCCCAAGCCACATACCCCCTTCCAGTGGTGTGCCCAGCTGGTGGGCCCCGAGCTCACCCGCCGCTACCGCCTCGTGCGTGATCGGCTGCACAAGCGCATCAAGGTGAACTGGGCCGAGAGCGAGGAGCGCACGGTCGAGGGCATTCTCTCGCGCGGTGACCGTCGGGCGGGTCGCCTGATGATGGAGGCCTACGCCCGCGGGGCGCGTCTCGACGCGTGGAACGAGTACCTGCGCATCGACCTCTGGAAGGATGCCGCCGAAGCGCTCGGCTTCTCCATCGAGCGCTACCTGGGCGAGCGCGACATGGACGCGCGCCTCCCGTGGTGGCACATCGACGCGGGGGTCACCGACCGCTTCCTCAAATCAGAGTGGAAGAAAGCCGTCAACGAGATGGTGGTGCGCGACTGCCGCGAAGGCTGCCTGGCCTGCAACGCCTGCGACATCACCGGCGTCGAGATGCAGTTCGGAGACCTGAAGATGGCCCCCAAGCGCGACGCCGTCATTCGCGCGTGGAAGCGCCAGCAGGGGCGCGAGGCGCCGGTCTAGGCGCATCGACGAAGTCGCGGTGACCCTGCCCTTCCTCTCCGCGCGACGCATCCTGCATGTCGACATGGACGCCTTCTTCGCGTCGGTGGAGCAGCTCGACAATCCCTCTCTGCGGGGACGCCCCGTGGTGGTGGGAGGCAGCGAGAAATCAAGAGGGGTGGTGTGCGCGGCGAGCTACGAAGCGCGGCGGTACGGAGTGCGAAGCGCCATTCCCATGTCGCGGGCCCTTCGGCTATGCCCCGACGCTGTGCGCGTGCCGCCGCGCCATGAGCGCTATCACGAGGTCTCGCTGGAGATCGGCGCGGTGTTTGAATCGTTCACCCCTCAGGTCGAGCCGCTCTCCCTCGACGAGAGCTACCTCGACGTCACCGAGCGCTGCCTGCGCGATCGCGTGCCGCTCGTCTCGCTGGCCCAGGCGGTGAAGCGCGCGGTGAAGGCGCGCACCGGGCTCACGGCGAGCGCCGGGGGCGGGCCCAACAAGTTCATCGCCAAGATCGCCTCTGATCTGCGAAAGCCCGACGGCCTCCTCGTCATCTCGCCAGGCGAGGTGGAGACCTTTCTGCGCCCCCTCGATGTGGACCGCATCTGGGGCGTGGGCCCCGTCACGGCGCAGCGTCTGCGAGCCCTCGGCCTTCTCACCATCGGTGATGTGGCCGACCGTGGGGTATCGTGGCTCTGTGAGCGGCTCGGGCGCTTCGGCGCTGAGCTGCATGCCCTCGCCCTCGGGCACGACGATCGCCCGGTGACGCCCAGCCACGAACCGAAGTCGATCTCGTCAGAGAACACCTTCCCCACCGACGTGACGGATCTCGACGAGATTCTCGCGTGCCTGACGGCCCAGGCAGAAGAGGTGGGCGAGCGGCTCGCCCGACACGGCGGCACCGCGCGCACCGTGGTGCTGAAGCTGCGCTACGCCGACTTCACCACCATCACCCGAAGCCTCTCCCCGTCGACGCGGATCCGCTCCGCCGAGCACATCGCGCCCGTCGCGCGGGCGCTGCTCGAGCGAACCGATTTCCCCGCGCGCGCCGTGCGCCTCGTGGGGGTGGGGGTCAGCGGGCTCTCCGCCGAAGAACCACCCCAGCAGCTCCTGCTGCCTTTTCCATCCTGAGCGCCCCCGAGGCGAGGTGGCCTCGTCGCGCCCCTTCCTCCTTCCCCAGATCGAAGAAAGCCTCTCCGCTGCACACCTACTTCTTTGCACCATGGGTGGGGAAGAGCAGGGAGAACGACAGGCGCAGATCCCACGAGGACGCGCCAACGGGGCGGATGGCGTTGTAGTAGAGCTGGCCGGAGACGTTCACGGGCTGCTTGCCCAGGGTGAACACGCGCCCGAAACCACCCCCGACCGGAACCGTCCACTTCTGGGCGCGCTCGCCGTTCCAGTTGACCGTGATGATGGGAGAGCTCGAGAAGTACCAGCCCTTGGGGAAGTTGTAGTTGAAGAAGGGCTGAACGAGACCCGAGCTCACATCGGG
The nucleotide sequence above comes from Pseudomonadota bacterium. Encoded proteins:
- a CDS encoding TIGR03960 family B12-binding radical SAM protein; its protein translation is MSTTTEHATRFERVLTKVQRPARYVGGEVGQVVKDPATVACRMALVFPDLYEVGLSNYGLQILYYLLNAREDTWCERAYAVAPDMEAVLREQALPLMTHESRTPLHALDLIGFGLQSELTYINVLQVLDLGGIPMRAAERGDDAPLIVAGGHGAFNPEPLAEIVDAFGIGDGEDVIVDIRDCWMQSKGLPRRERLSRLAKIEGVYVPAMYTVTIDPDGWEIPEGPRVVKRNVKNLDETFFPTMQLIPWTETVHDRISIEVMRGCTQGCRFCQAGMITRPIRERSPEKVVAIAKELAKNTGMDEISLLSLSTADHKGAIPMARGVRDTVGKPMRVNISLPSSRADAFNVELSSMVGGERKGGITLAPEAGSDRLRRVINKYLTEDDIVNAVQSAAQGGHKHVKLYFMTGLPTETDDDLIELVGLVERCEKAGQRIAGPRFGMHIGLSGLVPKPHTPFQWCAQLVGPELTRRYRLVRDRLHKRIKVNWAESEERTVEGILSRGDRRAGRLMMEAYARGARLDAWNEYLRIDLWKDAAEALGFSIERYLGERDMDARLPWWHIDAGVTDRFLKSEWKKAVNEMVVRDCREGCLACNACDITGVEMQFGDLKMAPKRDAVIRAWKRQQGREAPV
- a CDS encoding DNA polymerase IV → MDAFFASVEQLDNPSLRGRPVVVGGSEKSRGVVCAASYEARRYGVRSAIPMSRALRLCPDAVRVPPRHERYHEVSLEIGAVFESFTPQVEPLSLDESYLDVTERCLRDRVPLVSLAQAVKRAVKARTGLTASAGGGPNKFIAKIASDLRKPDGLLVISPGEVETFLRPLDVDRIWGVGPVTAQRLRALGLLTIGDVADRGVSWLCERLGRFGAELHALALGHDDRPVTPSHEPKSISSENTFPTDVTDLDEILACLTAQAEEVGERLARHGGTARTVVLKLRYADFTTITRSLSPSTRIRSAEHIAPVARALLERTDFPARAVRLVGVGVSGLSAEEPPQQLLLPFPS